The Nocardia sp. NBC_01503 sequence CTCGTGGAAGACCAGCTCCTCGGCCGCGCGACCACCCATGGCCATCACCAGGCGGGCGATCATCTCCGAGCGGGTCATCAGACCCTTGTCGTCCTCGGGCACCGTCATGGCGTGACCGCCGGTGCGGCCGCGGGCCAGGATGGTGACCTTGTAGACGGGCTCGATATCGGGCATCGCCCACGCGGCCAGGGTGTGCCCGGCCTCGTGGTAGGCGGTGATCTTCTTCTCGTGCTCGCTGATGATGCGGGATTTGCGGCGCGGGCCGCCGATCACGCGATCGACCGACTCCTCCAGGGACGCACCGGTGATCACATTGCCGTGTTCACGCGCGGTGAGCAGGGCGGCCTCGTTGATCACATTGGCCAGGTCCGCGCCGGACATGCCGACGGTGCGCTTGGCCAGTCCCTCGAGGTCGGCATCGGTGGCGATCGGCTTGCCCTGCGAATGCACGCGCAGGATCTCGCGGCGACCCGCCAGGTCCGGATTGCTCACCGGGATCTGCCGGTCGAAACGGCCCGGGCGCAGCAGCGCCGGATCCAGGATGTCGGGGCGGTTGGTGGCCGCGATGATGATGACGCCGGTGCGCTCACCGAAGCCGTCCATCTCCACCAGCAACTGGTTCAGCGTCTGCTCACGCTCGTCGTGGCCACCGCCGAGGCCGGCGCCGCGCTGGCGGCCGACCGCGTCGATCTCGTCGACGAAGATGATGCAGGGGCTGTTCTGCTTGGCCTGATCGAACAGGTCACGCACGCGCGAGGCGCCGACACCGACGAACATCTCGACGAAGTCCGAACCCGAGATGGTGAAGAACGGGACGCCCGCCTCACCCGCGACCGCGCGGGCCAGCAGCGTCTTACCGGTACCGGGCGGGCCGTACAGCAGTACGCCCTTGGGGATCTTCGCGCCCAGGGCCTGATAGCGGGCCGGGTTCTGCAGGAAGTCCTTGATCTCGTATAGCTCTTCGACGGCCTCGTCCGCGCCCGCCACATCGGCGAAGGTGGTCTTGGGCATATCCTTCGACAGCTGTTTGGCCTTGGACTTGCCGAAGCCCATCATGCCGCCGCGGCCGCCGCCCTGCATGCGTGACATCACGAAGATGAACAGGCCCAGCAGAATCACCATGGGCAGCATGAAGAGCAGGATCTGACTCAGCCAGGAATCCTGTTTCACCGAGGTGTTGACCTTCGCGCCGGAATTCTGCGCGGCCTGGAACACCTGCTGGGAGATCTCACCGCCACCGGGATATTTGGCGATGATCTTCTTCGAGCCGTCGGTCGCATCATTGCCGTTCTTCAGCGTGATGCGCAGCTGCTGTTCTTTGTCGTCGATCTGAACGTTGTCGACATTGTCTTTGTTTTGCAGCTGGGAGAGCGCCACCGACGTGTCGACCTTCTGCCAGCCGCGCGTGTCATCACTGAAGATGCTGACCAGATAGATCACGAGCAGAAAGCCCGCGACTATGGCCAGGTTGCGGAACACAGTCTTGCGGTTCATAGAGCGTCGGCCGGCGGCCAGTCCTTTCCGGGGGGTGTATCCGGTTTGCCTGCGATGCTTTGTGGCGCGCCCGTTCCGGCGAACGGATGCGGACATGCCACGTTACCCCGTAGGGTCGAGTCGTTACATCGCGCAGTTCGGCAGCTAATGCGGTTCTACAGCTGAACGACTGAAGAACGCGGGTGGTTCCCCGATCATCTGCGGCAACACGTCGGGACGATCTACCCGTTGGTGTCGGACCGAGTGGTCACAATGATGGCATGGTCGTCCCGTCCTGAGCGACGACACAACAGAGCGCAGGGGGTATGGACATAGTCGAGCTACGGACACCCACAGCGATTGTGCGGCACGGCAACGGGCGACTGACGGTGCTGCGGCCGGGAACGGACGGCGAGCGCGTGCTCGACGTACCGGTTGCCGAACTGCTCAAGGTGCGGCTGAACCGGCGCGCGGATGACGCCGTTGTGATCGAGATCTACCTGCGCTATCCCACCCCCGTGCTCACCGGCGTACCCGCCGACCGCACCCCCCTGCCGGTGCTCATCGCCGAACACGATGTGCCGGCCGCGACCGTCATCGTCGAGCGGATCAACAATCAGATCCTGGGCACCCAGCGCCTGGATGTGGCCGCGCCCGACCTGACCCCGCCCACCCCGTCCTGGGGTCGATCCGGGCCGACGCGCGCCGATGTGGATCGCGCGGTGCGCCGTATGGTCCCCAAACGTGATGCCAAACCGGCCATCTCGGCGCTGCACCGCTACGTCACCGCCGACGAGTACGTGCTCGAATCCGCGCTCGTCAACGCGCAGCCGCCCGCCGCGAAAGGGGCCGGACTGCTCGCGATCAGCACCAAACGGCTGATCTTCGTCTCACTCGGCACGAGTAAGCGTTTCGCGCATGAGCTACCCATCGCCGCGCTGTTGTGGGCGCGCACCACCGACGACTCCTCGGACTCCGGGAGCGCACCGGGCGAATACGGGGTCGAGGTGAACGACGGGAATCTGTCCTGGCATTTCACCGGGACCGATCGCGCCGATACCGAAAGGGTCACCGGCGCATTGAATTTCGCGATTCAACGCGAATCCGCCGACGGGGCAGCCGGTCCCGCCGATCCGGGCGTGCACAAGCTCTACTCGGAGTGGGAATTGCTGGTGGAACGGCATTCCCTCGCAATGGTGGACGACGCCCAATTCCAACGCTACGGCCGCGGCATTCTGCGCTCACTGCCCGATTGATCGAGGCCCCGAAACCCCAGTGGGGCAGGGGTTCTGACCCGCCGCGTGGCGGGTCAGAGTCGTTTTCTACTCCTCCGGCGGTTCGGGCTGTTCTTCCGGCTGGAGTTCGATGCGCCGCCAGGGGCTGGTCGGGCGCATCCAGAGGCGCAGCAGCTCCATGCGCCGGTCCACACCGCCGGACTTGAGTTCGGCGAGGTCCTCACACGCCTGCCAGTAGGTCCAGCCCGCCAGGTAAGCATCACCGAATTGCCGCCAATTGCGGTATTTGCGCTGCGCCAGCGGCAGGGCGCGCATGAGGTAGTCCCATGCGACCTCGGCCTCCAGATATCCGGCGGTATAGGCCATCCGGCTGACCGCGACCACGCGCGCCAGATCCCACGCCTGGATATCGGTGGGCAATGGGCGCACCAGGTGTTCGGTGAGGCCGAGTTTGATCGCCTGGGACCAGATGTCGTAATCGCGAACGAGGGCTTCGGGATTCTCCATACCGCGGAACGAGCCGACCTGACGCAGGAAGGCGCGGTGCCGATCGGCGCGTTCGCCGAAGCGGTCGCGTTCGGGCGAGTTGATACCCGCCATGACAAGTGGATGTACGAGCGCGTAGAGCGGTGAGTGCATCCCCTCGAGCAGTTGCTCCATGGATGCCATGGCCTCGGTGCCGTCGGTGATTCCCCAGGCTCCGGTCAAGGTGTCGATGGCGAGTTCGCGGCGGTCGCCGAGTGGATGCTCGCGCTCGGGTCCGAGCAGCAGGGCATCGTGGAAGGCATCCCATCGGGCGGAGTAGAAACCCCCCAGCGACAGGGCGCGGAGTTCGTCGTCGGTGACCTGCGCGCCGGACCAGTGGTCGTCCTCGCGCTGGTCGAGCTCCGGGTAGGGGAAGGTCGTCAGCGTGGGCACGTCGCGGGCTGGCATACCTCGATTCTGTCTCATCGCAGTTTTATTTGCTCCCGCTTCGCTCTGTGTCTTCTGCCCTTCGCTTCGCTGCGGGCGGGTTCGCGACTGTGTTTTCTGCCCTCCGCTTCGCTGCGGGCGGGTTCGCGGCCCTGAAGTCCCGGTTCTTCCCTCCCTCCGCTCCTCCGCTGCGCTCCCCCGCTCCACTCAGTCCAGAACCGGGACGGCCGCGAACCTTGGGGCGGGACTTGTGATGGGGATTGGCGTCGGGGCGGGCGGGTGGGAGCGGGATGAGGATTGATAATCGCCTTCGTTTCGGTCTGTATTGTTCTCGACCTGTCACGGGAGTAATTCCGGCACTACTCTCTCGGGCATGTGTAGAAATATCACCATCCTGCGCGGGCTGGAGCCGGCCGCGACGGACCAGGAAATCTACGCGGCAGCGCAGCAATTCGTCCGCAAGGTCAGCGGCGTCTCGGGTTTGACCACGGCCACGAAACCGGCCGTGGACAAGGCGGTGGAGGCCATCGCGGCCGCCACCACTCAGTTGCTCGCGGAGCTGCCGGATCGCCGGGTGCCGCCGCAGAGTGAACCGCCGTTGCGGCGCATCGCCGCCCGTGAGGCCGCGGCTCGGGACGAAGACGCCAGCTAGGCGCGCACGCCGTATACCGCCACGCAGTCCAGCGCTATTTCCAGGCGCGGGGCGCGCTGGTCGATGGAGTGCCCGAGTAGTTCCGCTATGCGCTGAATACGGTATCGCACGGTGTTCTTGTGCACGCCAAGGGTTTTCGCCGCCGCGTCCGGACTGC is a genomic window containing:
- the ftsH gene encoding ATP-dependent zinc metalloprotease FtsH is translated as MNRKTVFRNLAIVAGFLLVIYLVSIFSDDTRGWQKVDTSVALSQLQNKDNVDNVQIDDKEQQLRITLKNGNDATDGSKKIIAKYPGGGEISQQVFQAAQNSGAKVNTSVKQDSWLSQILLFMLPMVILLGLFIFVMSRMQGGGRGGMMGFGKSKAKQLSKDMPKTTFADVAGADEAVEELYEIKDFLQNPARYQALGAKIPKGVLLYGPPGTGKTLLARAVAGEAGVPFFTISGSDFVEMFVGVGASRVRDLFDQAKQNSPCIIFVDEIDAVGRQRGAGLGGGHDEREQTLNQLLVEMDGFGERTGVIIIAATNRPDILDPALLRPGRFDRQIPVSNPDLAGRREILRVHSQGKPIATDADLEGLAKRTVGMSGADLANVINEAALLTAREHGNVITGASLEESVDRVIGGPRRKSRIISEHEKKITAYHEAGHTLAAWAMPDIEPVYKVTILARGRTGGHAMTVPEDDKGLMTRSEMIARLVMAMGGRAAEELVFHEPTTGASSDIDQATKIARAMVTEYGMSARLGAVRYGQEQGDPFLGRSMGTASDYSHEVAREIDEEVRNLIEAAHTEAWAVLNDYRDELDALATALLERETLHRKDLEVVLATIEKRPRITAFNDFGGRTPSDRPPVKTPRELATERGEPWPEEPVRPIVPVGQPANGGGYPADPAYPGGQPQYGGYPAAPAPAGYPLPNTGSYPRHGGTHGSRPDYGAPAGWSAPGWPPQEDEQQPPQQQRQAYGGWAPAGGQRYQPGQSQPGYPQPDYQAPQSPGNQPAGNEDDDNNGWDGPNGRR
- a CDS encoding DUF1266 domain-containing protein, producing MPARDVPTLTTFPYPELDQREDDHWSGAQVTDDELRALSLGGFYSARWDAFHDALLLGPEREHPLGDRRELAIDTLTGAWGITDGTEAMASMEQLLEGMHSPLYALVHPLVMAGINSPERDRFGERADRHRAFLRQVGSFRGMENPEALVRDYDIWSQAIKLGLTEHLVRPLPTDIQAWDLARVVAVSRMAYTAGYLEAEVAWDYLMRALPLAQRKYRNWRQFGDAYLAGWTYWQACEDLAELKSGGVDRRMELLRLWMRPTSPWRRIELQPEEQPEPPEE
- a CDS encoding DUF2277 domain-containing protein, producing MCRNITILRGLEPAATDQEIYAAAQQFVRKVSGVSGLTTATKPAVDKAVEAIAAATTQLLAELPDRRVPPQSEPPLRRIAAREAAARDEDAS